One genomic region from Conexibacter woesei DSM 14684 encodes:
- a CDS encoding allophanate hydrolase-related protein: protein MTSLSTVELFVNGTLMRGLQLHDNLAGATFLGERTTVPAYRLHAIDESYPAMVRDDENGTAIAGELYAMELRQLARVLEREPAGLGIGVIELDDAAGHRIGVVWTGGELPATATDITQLGGWRAYIAERSAATVGEETGR, encoded by the coding sequence ATGACCTCGCTTTCCACTGTCGAGCTGTTCGTCAACGGCACGCTCATGCGCGGCTTGCAGCTGCACGACAACCTCGCCGGGGCGACCTTCCTCGGCGAGCGCACGACCGTCCCGGCCTACCGCCTGCATGCGATCGACGAGTCGTATCCCGCGATGGTCCGAGACGACGAGAACGGCACGGCGATCGCCGGAGAGCTGTACGCGATGGAGCTGCGACAGCTCGCGCGCGTCCTCGAACGCGAACCGGCGGGTCTCGGCATCGGCGTGATCGAGCTCGACGACGCCGCCGGCCACCGCATCGGCGTCGTCTGGACCGGAGGCGAGCTGCCGGCGACCGCGACGGACATCACCCAGCTCGGCGGCTGGCGCGCGTACATCGCCGAGCGGTCCGCGGCGACGGTCGGCGAGGAGACGGGCAGATGA
- a CDS encoding gamma-glutamyltransferase family protein yields the protein MTRAIVDADGPRNTIGGGMRADGPTPEAFPPPESLRPTLVGERYMVAAGHPLVAQVAAQVFERGGNAVDAGVAAGLASNVVQSDQCNLGGVAPIVVKPAAEATVHSVAGCGWWGASATIDTFTARYGDDMPLGAPVGIVPAALSAWVRALQRFGTWTFADCAAYAIALARDGFTLDARLASSFEIMGAGFSQWESSRAIYWPAGRPPRAGERLVQDALGRLLQQLAAAERGATREAALDAVHDAFYKGEPAEAIARHSVANGGWLTLDDLAGFDAEIEPAVHRRTGSWEVWTPTTWCQGPALLQALATLDGYDLAALGHNSPEYVHLVAEATKLAFYDRERHYGDPRFVDVPLERLLSDERAEQARASIVAAEATPGLSAGGAAYAGRFDTTYLCTIDADGNAFSAMPSDTIDGAPIIEQLGIFISPRGVQSRLDPAHPAALAPGKRPRLTPAPAIALGDDGRVLAFGCPGGDVILQGMLQAFLNLTVFGMTPQQAVEAPRFAAFAWPDSFFPHGEVPARVSLEGRLGDDVAEELARRGHDVRRWPDFEFDAGAVSMVLDMQAPADGRRALAAGADPRRINYALGR from the coding sequence ATGACGAGAGCGATCGTCGACGCGGACGGGCCGCGCAACACGATCGGTGGCGGCATGCGCGCCGACGGCCCGACGCCGGAGGCGTTCCCGCCGCCGGAGTCGCTGCGGCCGACGCTCGTCGGCGAGCGCTACATGGTCGCCGCCGGGCATCCGCTGGTCGCGCAGGTCGCCGCGCAGGTGTTCGAGCGCGGCGGCAACGCCGTCGACGCCGGCGTCGCCGCCGGCCTGGCGAGCAACGTCGTGCAGTCCGACCAGTGCAACCTCGGCGGTGTCGCGCCGATCGTCGTCAAGCCCGCCGCCGAGGCGACCGTTCACAGCGTCGCCGGCTGCGGCTGGTGGGGCGCGTCGGCGACGATCGACACGTTCACCGCGCGCTACGGCGACGACATGCCGCTCGGCGCGCCGGTCGGGATCGTGCCGGCCGCGCTGTCGGCGTGGGTGCGAGCGCTCCAGCGCTTCGGCACCTGGACCTTCGCCGACTGCGCCGCGTACGCGATCGCCCTCGCGCGCGACGGCTTCACGCTCGACGCCCGGCTCGCCTCCTCGTTCGAGATCATGGGCGCCGGCTTCTCGCAGTGGGAGTCCTCGCGTGCGATCTACTGGCCCGCGGGACGGCCGCCGCGGGCAGGCGAGCGGCTGGTCCAGGACGCGCTCGGCCGCCTCCTGCAGCAGCTCGCCGCGGCGGAGCGTGGGGCGACCCGCGAGGCCGCGCTGGACGCCGTCCACGACGCCTTCTACAAGGGCGAGCCGGCGGAGGCGATCGCCCGTCACTCAGTCGCGAACGGCGGCTGGCTGACGCTCGACGACCTCGCCGGCTTCGACGCCGAGATCGAGCCGGCGGTTCACCGCCGGACCGGTTCCTGGGAGGTCTGGACGCCGACGACCTGGTGTCAGGGCCCCGCGCTGCTGCAGGCGCTCGCGACGCTCGACGGGTACGACCTCGCGGCGCTCGGTCACAACTCGCCGGAGTACGTCCACCTCGTCGCCGAGGCGACGAAGCTCGCGTTCTACGACCGCGAGCGCCACTACGGCGACCCGCGCTTCGTCGACGTCCCGCTCGAACGGCTGCTGTCCGACGAGCGCGCCGAGCAGGCGCGTGCGAGCATCGTCGCCGCGGAGGCGACGCCGGGGTTGAGCGCCGGAGGCGCCGCGTACGCGGGCCGCTTCGACACGACCTACCTCTGCACGATCGACGCCGACGGCAACGCGTTCTCGGCGATGCCGTCTGACACGATCGACGGCGCGCCGATCATCGAGCAGCTCGGCATCTTCATCTCGCCGCGCGGCGTGCAGAGCCGCCTCGACCCGGCCCACCCGGCGGCGCTGGCGCCCGGCAAGCGCCCGCGGCTCACGCCCGCGCCGGCGATCGCGCTCGGCGACGACGGACGCGTGCTCGCGTTCGGCTGCCCCGGCGGCGACGTGATCCTGCAGGGCATGCTGCAGGCGTTCCTGAACCTGACGGTCTTCGGGATGACGCCGCAGCAGGCGGTCGAGGCGCCGCGCTTCGCCGCCTTCGCCTGGCCGGACTCCTTCTTCCCCCACGGCGAGGTGCCCGCGCGCGTCTCGCTCGAGGGCCGCCTCGGCGACGACGTCGCCGAGGAGCTCGCACGACGTGGTCACGACGTGCGCCGGTGGCCGGACTTCGAGTTCGACGCCGGCGCCGTCTCGATGGTGCTGGACATGCAGGCGCCGGCCGACGGCCGGCGGGCGTTGGCCGCGGGTGCGGATCCGCGGCGGATCAACTACGCCCTCGGGCGCTAG